In Desulfofundulus kuznetsovii DSM 6115, the following are encoded in one genomic region:
- a CDS encoding DnaJ family domain-containing protein: protein MDIVAVIAENKIREAMEKGEFDNLPGKGKPLQLEDLSGVPEELRASYLILKNAGVLPPELELHREILSLKKLIDFCYQEEERQDLTRKLNEKILRFNLLMERRGMNAAVNFYQEKIYRKLGRGYTP from the coding sequence ATGGATATTGTGGCGGTCATTGCTGAGAACAAGATCCGGGAGGCCATGGAGAAGGGAGAATTCGACAACCTGCCCGGTAAGGGCAAGCCCCTGCAACTGGAGGATCTTTCCGGCGTTCCCGAGGAACTCCGGGCCTCCTACCTGATCCTGAAAAATGCCGGGGTGCTGCCCCCGGAGCTCGAGCTGCACAGGGAGATCCTGTCCCTGAAAAAGCTGATTGATTTTTGTTACCAAGAAGAAGAAAGGCAAGACCTGACCAGAAAACTAAACGAGAAGATATTGAGATTCAACCTGCTGATGGAAAGAAGGGGCATGAATGCCGCCGTGAACTTTTACCAGGAAAAGATATACCGCAAACTGGGGAGGGGGTACACTCCCTGA
- a CDS encoding pro-sigmaK processing inhibitor BofA family protein, whose protein sequence is MELKLFFLIGLGLLGLFLMGGVLFKVFKFSLQLILHILLGGVLLLLFNIFLGQLGLRIAVNPVTLLTAGLLQVPGVLLLILLHYFFI, encoded by the coding sequence ATGGAATTAAAATTATTTTTTTTAATAGGCCTCGGGCTTTTGGGATTATTTCTCATGGGCGGTGTTTTGTTTAAGGTTTTTAAATTTAGCTTGCAGTTGATCCTGCACATCCTGCTGGGGGGAGTCCTGTTGCTTTTGTTCAATATTTTCCTCGGACAGTTGGGCTTAAGGATCGCTGTTAACCCGGTTACTCTCCTCACCGCTGGATTGCTCCAGGTACCCGGGGTACTCCTGTTAATCCTGCTGCACTACTTTTTTATTTAG
- a CDS encoding YbaB/EbfC family nucleoid-associated protein yields the protein MMGNMNKMLKQVQKMQAEMMRLQEELGNRTVEATAGGGAVKAVVNGKQELVALEIKPEAVDPEDVEMLTELVLTAVNSALNQSREMVTREMGKLTGGLNLPGLF from the coding sequence ATGATGGGCAATATGAACAAAATGCTGAAGCAGGTCCAGAAAATGCAGGCGGAAATGATGCGCCTGCAGGAGGAACTGGGCAACCGGACGGTGGAAGCCACCGCCGGGGGAGGAGCCGTAAAGGCCGTGGTGAACGGGAAGCAGGAACTGGTGGCCCTGGAAATAAAGCCCGAGGCAGTGGACCCGGAAGATGTGGAAATGTTGACAGAGCTTGTTCTCACTGCCGTAAACAGCGCACTCAATCAATCCCGGGAAATGGTGACCAGGGAAATGGGCAAGCTGACTGGCGGACTGAACCTGCCCGGCCTCTTTTAG
- the dmpI gene encoding 4-oxalocrotonate tautomerase DmpI has translation MPVITVHGPKMSKEQKAELVKSFTEIAGKIMNIPTQAFTILIEEMERENVGVGGVLLADREK, from the coding sequence ATGCCCGTAATTACGGTTCACGGCCCGAAAATGAGCAAGGAACAAAAGGCGGAACTGGTAAAATCTTTTACCGAGATCGCCGGCAAAATCATGAATATCCCCACCCAGGCTTTTACAATTCTCATTGAGGAAATGGAACGTGAAAACGTAGGTGTCGGGGGAGTTTTGCTGGCGGACAGGGAGAAATAG
- a CDS encoding S-layer homology domain-containing protein, translated as MRKGFIISLVLLLSLCLGAGLSYAQPLDRGELLGVFPESPALDQPVSRGAFAAMLVKAANIPAVDQQVYLAKDVNPGSWYAKAMATLREEGIMGGYPDGTMRPNQPLTGVEAAALVARTLGLFDTLEQQTGPLKGDHWGNSLYNWLTGRGLISENADPEKPLSVGDAATFLARVFGSDPQAVDIVEKSRRAQSEIKAVSLTGDMDWAIKPRQGAAEKVPDFKGSGQISMEMILPATYHQVQRWQFKADGLGKQLPDMEMEQYLVDGKLYIKMGNPVSDKAQWMRLPEKDTANIEALMKESLEASKMGIPEELKPYLHYQLLGTAQKNGQKIYEIGYHGRIDDMATFLKVAVPQSMRDQLMGGPEMESALKEFNQLFKSISYWGREEINADTYLPVASQTRVVVSFNDRFKGEVMPVELAEMVMQVKDFSYGENIKIQLPPEALQAKEIPGNNELKGKSTSMLPE; from the coding sequence TTGCGCAAGGGGTTTATAATCTCACTGGTTTTATTGCTTTCCCTGTGCTTGGGTGCCGGTTTGTCCTATGCCCAGCCTCTGGACCGGGGAGAACTGCTGGGTGTTTTTCCGGAGTCCCCTGCCCTAGATCAGCCGGTTAGCCGGGGTGCCTTTGCCGCCATGCTGGTAAAGGCGGCCAACATACCGGCTGTGGACCAGCAGGTTTACCTGGCAAAGGATGTGAATCCGGGAAGCTGGTACGCTAAAGCCATGGCCACCCTGAGGGAAGAGGGAATTATGGGCGGCTACCCCGACGGCACCATGCGGCCGAACCAGCCCCTGACGGGGGTGGAAGCGGCTGCGCTGGTGGCCCGCACCCTGGGCCTTTTTGATACCCTGGAGCAGCAGACCGGTCCTTTAAAAGGGGATCACTGGGGCAACTCCCTTTACAACTGGCTGACCGGCCGGGGGTTGATCAGTGAAAATGCCGATCCGGAAAAACCCCTCTCCGTGGGTGATGCTGCTACCTTTCTGGCCCGGGTCTTCGGCAGCGACCCGCAGGCCGTGGATATTGTGGAAAAAAGCCGGCGGGCGCAGTCCGAAATAAAAGCCGTAAGCCTTACGGGCGATATGGACTGGGCCATCAAGCCCCGGCAGGGAGCGGCCGAAAAGGTGCCGGATTTCAAGGGATCGGGACAGATAAGTATGGAGATGATTTTACCGGCCACCTACCACCAGGTGCAGCGGTGGCAATTTAAAGCCGATGGGCTGGGCAAGCAATTGCCGGACATGGAAATGGAGCAATACCTGGTGGACGGCAAGCTGTATATAAAAATGGGCAACCCGGTTAGCGATAAAGCCCAGTGGATGCGCCTGCCGGAAAAGGATACGGCGAACATAGAGGCTTTGATGAAGGAAAGCCTGGAAGCCAGCAAAATGGGGATACCGGAGGAGTTAAAACCCTATTTGCACTACCAGCTTTTGGGGACTGCGCAGAAAAACGGTCAGAAGATATATGAGATTGGTTACCACGGCCGGATTGACGATATGGCCACTTTCTTAAAAGTTGCCGTGCCCCAATCCATGCGTGATCAGTTGATGGGTGGGCCGGAAATGGAAAGCGCTTTGAAGGAATTTAATCAACTGTTTAAATCCATTTCCTACTGGGGCCGGGAAGAGATCAACGCGGACACTTACCTGCCCGTGGCCAGCCAGACGCGAGTAGTGGTCTCTTTCAATGACCGGTTCAAAGGCGAGGTCATGCCGGTGGAACTGGCGGAAATGGTTATGCAGGTAAAGGATTTTTCCTATGGAGAGAACATCAAGATCCAGCTGCCGCCCGAAGCCCTGCAGGCTAAGGAAATACCTGGAAATAATGAACTGAAAGGAAAATCTACCTCCATGTTACCAGAATAA
- the recR gene encoding recombination mediator RecR, which produces MRYLSGPANRLIEELSKLPGIGPKTAQRLAFHLLNAPPEVAHNLARALVFARDNVRYCSVCANLTDREVCQICSDPERDPTLLCVVQEPRDVVAMEKTRGYRGLYHVLQGAISPLAGVGPDDLTIKQLLARLGEGKIKEVILATNPDVEGDATALYLAQLIKPLGLKVTRIAHGLPVGAHLEYADEMTLARALEGRRELT; this is translated from the coding sequence GTGAGGTATCTTTCCGGCCCTGCAAACCGCCTGATTGAGGAGCTGTCCAAGCTGCCCGGCATCGGTCCCAAAACGGCCCAGCGCCTGGCCTTCCACCTTTTGAACGCTCCGCCGGAAGTAGCCCACAACCTGGCCCGGGCGCTGGTTTTCGCCCGCGATAACGTCCGCTATTGTTCGGTCTGCGCCAACCTCACCGACCGGGAGGTCTGCCAGATTTGCTCCGACCCGGAGCGGGACCCCACCCTTCTCTGCGTGGTCCAGGAGCCGCGGGACGTGGTGGCTATGGAAAAAACCCGGGGCTACCGGGGGCTCTACCACGTCCTCCAGGGGGCCATCTCCCCCCTGGCCGGGGTTGGTCCGGACGACCTGACCATCAAGCAGCTTCTGGCCAGGTTGGGCGAAGGAAAGATCAAAGAGGTAATTCTGGCCACCAATCCGGACGTTGAAGGTGATGCCACCGCCCTTTACCTTGCCCAGCTAATCAAACCCCTGGGTTTGAAGGTTACCCGCATTGCCCACGGTTTGCCCGTGGGCGCCCACCTGGAATATGCCGATGAGATGACCCTGGCCAGGGCCCTGGAAGGTCGCCGGGAATTAACATAA
- the dnaX gene encoding DNA polymerase III subunit gamma/tau, whose amino-acid sequence MSYQALYRKWRPSRFKEIVGQEHVTLTLQNALLAGRVAHAYLFCGPRGTGKTTTAKVLAKALNCLARQGSEPCNECAVCREINAGTSMDVVEIDAASHRGIDEIRELREKVRFSPALAGYRVYIIDEVHMLTSEAFNALLKTLEEPPAHVVFVLATTEPHKVPLTILSRCQRFDFHPIGLGDMLARLREVATGSGFQVEEEALYLIARAADGGLRDALGILDQAAAYGNMVVTVDHVHRIMGTVRDDLLDGAARDLAAGRVDRLLHLVAALVAEGKDLRLFVQGLAAYLRNLMLVRVSHQEELVLAPGERERLLERAGEFTREQLLYILQVLTRVEQDMKWASQPRILLEVALVEATRPEGGDSLAALARRLEQLESRLEQLVAGGLQGSGGGKDIIEEEIHPPEERMEARHRGDTSTKRSQASKNTAAGERGKKRNVTKNVTKEVQLNEAEKVAPGNGNVCANGGVTLDKIRQRWPQVLDLVRSKSVPVYNYLTHSWPEQVEEGCLTIAFGPDDMFKELLDTAVNRRVLEEALAVLFPGTWRVNIVYGKAPPEKRQPEDASEQLDAATAIQLFGGEEIEENK is encoded by the coding sequence ATGTCCTACCAGGCCCTTTACCGCAAATGGCGCCCCAGTCGTTTTAAAGAAATTGTCGGTCAGGAGCACGTTACCCTTACGTTGCAGAATGCCCTGCTGGCCGGGAGAGTTGCCCACGCCTACCTTTTTTGCGGTCCCCGGGGCACGGGCAAAACAACTACGGCCAAGGTGCTGGCCAAGGCATTGAATTGCCTTGCCCGCCAGGGATCCGAGCCTTGCAATGAATGTGCCGTATGCCGGGAGATTAACGCGGGCACGTCCATGGATGTGGTGGAAATAGATGCCGCCTCCCACCGGGGCATTGATGAAATCCGGGAGTTGCGGGAAAAAGTGAGATTTTCGCCGGCCCTGGCCGGCTACCGGGTTTATATTATAGACGAAGTGCATATGCTGACCAGTGAAGCCTTTAATGCCCTGTTGAAAACTTTAGAGGAGCCGCCCGCCCATGTGGTTTTTGTTCTGGCCACCACCGAGCCCCATAAGGTTCCCCTGACCATCCTGTCCCGGTGCCAGCGTTTTGATTTTCATCCCATTGGTCTTGGGGATATGCTGGCTCGCTTGCGGGAGGTGGCCACCGGATCAGGTTTTCAAGTGGAAGAGGAGGCTTTATACCTGATTGCCCGGGCTGCCGATGGCGGCCTGCGGGACGCTCTGGGCATCCTGGATCAGGCGGCGGCCTATGGCAACATGGTTGTTACCGTAGACCATGTGCACCGGATTATGGGTACCGTCCGGGACGACCTGCTGGATGGGGCAGCCCGGGACCTGGCGGCCGGCCGGGTCGACCGCTTGCTGCACCTGGTGGCCGCCCTGGTGGCAGAAGGAAAGGACCTGCGCCTCTTTGTCCAGGGGCTGGCGGCTTATTTGCGCAACCTCATGCTGGTCCGTGTTTCACACCAGGAAGAGCTGGTCCTGGCTCCCGGGGAAAGGGAGCGTTTGCTGGAACGGGCCGGTGAATTTACCCGGGAACAATTGCTGTACATTTTACAGGTGCTGACCCGGGTGGAACAGGATATGAAATGGGCCAGCCAGCCCCGCATTTTGCTGGAGGTAGCCCTGGTGGAAGCTACCCGTCCCGAAGGTGGTGATTCCCTGGCCGCCCTTGCCCGGCGGCTGGAACAGCTGGAGTCTCGCCTGGAGCAGTTGGTGGCCGGCGGCTTGCAAGGTTCCGGGGGGGGAAAAGATATTATCGAAGAAGAGATCCACCCTCCAGAGGAAAGAATGGAAGCCAGACACAGGGGTGACACAAGCACAAAACGGTCCCAGGCAAGCAAAAACACCGCCGCAGGCGAGAGGGGGAAAAAACGAAACGTTACAAAAAACGTTACAAAAGAAGTTCAGTTAAATGAAGCCGAAAAAGTCGCCCCCGGAAACGGGAATGTTTGCGCCAACGGCGGGGTCACTCTGGACAAAATCAGGCAGCGCTGGCCGCAGGTGCTGGATCTGGTCCGCAGCAAGAGCGTTCCAGTATACAATTATCTTACCCACAGCTGGCCGGAACAGGTTGAGGAGGGTTGCTTAACCATAGCCTTCGGCCCCGATGACATGTTCAAGGAGTTGCTGGACACGGCGGTAAACCGCCGGGTGCTGGAAGAGGCGCTGGCCGTTTTATTCCCGGGGACCTGGCGGGTAAACATAGTATACGGAAAAGCGCCCCCGGAGAAAAGGCAACCGGAGGATGCAAGTGAGCAGCTTGACGCCGCAACGGCCATCCAGCTGTTCGGGGGAGAAGAGATAGAAGAAAACAAGTAA
- a CDS encoding HD domain-containing protein, protein MQRKQLQALKDWFNQYVKGFYHDDPDVQAGIRLKEEHTKRVCEKILRIGSSLNLEPEDLYLAETIALLHDIGRFKQFALYHTFNDRRSENHALLGIRELERTGVLAALTEEERKLITRSIEYHNLCTLPPDLPDRLSLLARLIRDADKLDILEMFTASLDRKNDKPEAQQISGLPDTPGYSPVLVRNLLQEQLCYYDDMKNFNDRKLLMLSWVYDINFPRSLSEIARNGYVEKIVARLPKTEEVQKVTNICRPT, encoded by the coding sequence TTGCAACGGAAGCAGCTACAGGCCTTAAAGGACTGGTTTAACCAATACGTTAAGGGTTTTTACCATGACGACCCCGACGTTCAGGCAGGAATCAGGCTCAAGGAGGAACACACCAAAAGGGTCTGCGAGAAAATATTGCGTATCGGAAGCTCTTTAAACCTGGAGCCTGAAGACCTTTACCTGGCCGAAACCATCGCCCTTTTACACGATATCGGGCGCTTCAAACAGTTTGCCCTCTACCATACTTTTAACGACCGCCGTTCGGAAAACCATGCCCTCCTGGGCATACGCGAACTGGAACGGACCGGGGTGCTTGCGGCTCTGACCGAAGAGGAAAGGAAACTGATTACCAGGTCCATTGAGTATCATAACCTGTGTACGCTGCCCCCGGATTTACCGGACCGCCTCTCTTTATTGGCCCGCCTGATCCGGGATGCGGATAAACTGGACATCCTGGAGATGTTCACCGCTTCCCTGGACCGTAAGAACGATAAGCCAGAAGCGCAGCAGATTTCCGGCCTCCCCGATACGCCGGGCTATTCGCCGGTCCTGGTTCGAAACCTGCTTCAAGAACAACTCTGTTACTACGATGACATGAAAAATTTTAACGACCGCAAACTGCTCATGCTCTCATGGGTATATGACATCAATTTCCCCCGCTCCCTCTCGGAGATTGCCAGGAACGGCTACGTGGAAAAGATTGTCGCCCGGCTGCCAAAGACGGAGGAGGTCCAGAAGGTTACGAACATTTGCAGGCCTACATAA